AAAAGGGCCCTAGATTTTGTTGCCGATCCCACTTTCTTCGATGACTACCTACTCCCTCTTATAAAGAATGGTCTTGACCAAATTGAGGAAAATCCTGAAAAAATTGATCAGCTTGAAGGTTGGATCAAGACACAAATTTCTACTTTTGTAGATAATAATCATGCGAAGATTGGCAAGCTGGTGGAAGAAAATTTAGAAAAACTCGATGATAAAACCATTACTAAGATGGTGGAAACTAATGTCGGAAAGGACCTTCAATGGATTCGAGTAAACGGAGCTGTATGCGGGTTTCTAATTGGACTGGTATTAGTAGGAATTAAAGCTTTCTTTTAAACAAAAGCAACCTTAAACGGTTGCTTTTTATTTTCCCTCTAAAACCTTCTTTGTCCCTATAAATCAATGTTCTAGTTCACATTTTTAACACATATTTACTACTGTAAGCATTATTTTTAGGTAAAAGGGGGTAGGAAAATGGGCATAAAGTTAATAAAAATTTCTGTCTGCTATTTTGTCATTGGTGTTTGTTTAGGTATGTATATGTCAATGACTGAGAATTTTGATTTCACTCCTGTACACGTCCATATTAACTTGTTAGGATGGACGGCCATGACTCTTGCTGGTCTTATTTATGTAGCTTTTCCAGGTGCTGCAGAAACAACTTTAGCAAAGGTTCATTTTTGGCTTCATAACATTGCACTCCCCATCATGATGATCGGTTTAGCTTTCTTAATTTCTGGTGTGGATGCCGCAGGGCCAGCTGTTGCTACCGGTGGAACCTTAATGGTTTTAGGTGTCATTATTTTCGCCATTAACGTCCTTAAAAACGTGAAGAACTAATATTTTTCTTATACTTCTTCCTATAAAATGAACAAGAGGTTGACTCTAGTATGAGTCAACCTCTCTTAATATCCTCTGAAAACATATTGTTCTTTTGGAGCAGTGGTTTTTGACCACTCTTTCACCTTTAGATAAGGAATGTTCATTTTAAAGGGTTGGTAATAGATTGTAGATACTTCACCTTTTACACTGATCCACTCATCATCTTTTAATTTGGTTCCCTTCGGCATGTCTACAAGCATCCCAAACACTCCTGAGTCCGCGATACAGTGAATGACACCAAAGCGAAAAACAAATAGCTGATTTTTATCAATCGTTTCACTATCATTAAACACAAAACCTTTAAACTCAATTTCCTTCCCTAGGAAGTCACCTGAATAATTATAAATGGTTTCCATTGCTCTTAAATAATTTTGATCATTAATGACAATCGAATCTTGATTAATGTACTTCTTTTTTTCTTTTTTCATTAATGCATCGTAATCATCTTTTCCATAATACACGCTGGTATCCGGACGCAGGAATTGCTGCTGCATAAACGAATCCCCTTTCCTCTTCATCATAAATAGGAAAGTGGAAACCTTTCGCCTTTACAATATTACTATCGAGCGTTGCGATCGGGAAAAATAAACCCGAAATAATAGGGAACAAAAATATTGGGTAAATGAAAAGCTTTTTGTACCATTTATCCTCTGAAGCATGGTTATGTCCACAATGTTCATGGCTGCATCCGTGATCCTCTGTTTTATCTTTGTTCAGCATAAAAATTTGCACGATAGTTAACACCAACAAGGCATAGCCCGCAGTTGCAGATAGATAGGAGTATTTCATATTAATATACTTATTAATATCTCCCGTGATATGCAAATGAAATAGAAAATAGGTAAATCCAATGAGTATTAAACTTCTTATCATATAAATCACTCCTTAAAACAATAAAGAGTATAGAAAAACAGTAATTGTTACACCGGTCACAATCATGAATACTAATCGTTTTTTAAAGGTTGCTAACATCATCATTAAATTTTTTATATCAATCATTGGTCCAAATACTAAAAAGGCCAATAAAGAACCAGTAGAAAAAGTTGTTCTAAAGGATGATGCGATAAACGCATCAGCTTCTGAACATAGAGATAGAATGAAAGAAAGTGCCATCATTACGAAAGAAGAAGATACAGGGCCTTGTCCGATAGATACAAGTGTAGAAGTTTTAACATAGGTTTGTACGGCTGCAGCTATTAATGAGCCGATAATCAAGTATTTCCCCATTGAGAAAAACTCTTCTACTGCATGTTCTAGCGTTTGCCAAATCTTCTTTAACCAGCTTTTCTCTCGATGAACGTGATGGTGATGAAATTGTTCTTTAAATGGTGACCCCTTATAGCGGTAGGCAATAAATGTTCCCACTAAAATGGATACAACGATGGCTCCAATTGCACGATAAAGCGCAATTTTCCAATCACTTCCAAATGCGATAAACGTCGCAAAAAGCACAACTGGATTTATAATGGGTGCTGATAACATAAAGGCAACCCCGGCTGAAATAGGTACCCCTTTAGAAACTAACCGACTTACGATTGGAACAATCCCACATTCACATGATGGAAATAAGATTCCTAGAAAACACGCAAAAATAACAGCAAGAATCTTATTTTTAGGCATGATCTTTGCTATCATTTCTTCAGTAACAAATATTTGTATGATACCAGAAATTAAAACTCCCAATGTGACAAACGGCAGGGCTTCAATAAGGATAGAGATAAAAATTGTATTCATTTGATAAAATGATTGCGGTAATGTTATTCCAAACATCATCGTCCTCCTATTACCCATAATCATGGAGTCTACTATACTCTTTTTTTATTGGTCAGTCCAACGAAAATTATGGAGTTAAACTATAAAAATTCCCAAAACAAAACCAACACCTATTTTGATGTTGGTTCTTGTTCACTATTTTGGCATTAAGCCTTCTTTCCTCAATTTTTCCTTCTCTGCTTCCTTCATTTTATTATTATAGTCATAGATGGCTTCTTCCCAATCTCCATACATTGGATTGGGCAGGATGATGAATTTTTTTCCCCATTCATCTTTGTATTTGTCAGCAGCCTGTAATCTTCCAGAGACAGATAACTCATCCACTTGACTAAAGTCACCCAAATTATCACCAAATAATAAAACAATTTCATGATTCTTGGCTACATTTTGTCGGCGTGTCTCTTTCCCTCTTTCACCGTGCTGCATTAAAAGGACATGCTCTTTATCAGCTTGTGGTGCACCAACCATTTGAAGGTTTTTGATCGTTGCATCTTTTTGAGCTTCAAAACGGTTAGATATATAAAAAATCTCCACTCCCTTTGAATCTGCATATTTCAAGAATTCTAATGCTCCTGGT
The window above is part of the Bacillus sp. SORGH_AS_0510 genome. Proteins encoded here:
- a CDS encoding permease, which encodes MFGITLPQSFYQMNTIFISILIEALPFVTLGVLISGIIQIFVTEEMIAKIMPKNKILAVIFACFLGILFPSCECGIVPIVSRLVSKGVPISAGVAFMLSAPIINPVVLFATFIAFGSDWKIALYRAIGAIVVSILVGTFIAYRYKGSPFKEQFHHHHVHREKSWLKKIWQTLEHAVEEFFSMGKYLIIGSLIAAAVQTYVKTSTLVSIGQGPVSSSFVMMALSFILSLCSEADAFIASSFRTTFSTGSLLAFLVFGPMIDIKNLMMMLATFKKRLVFMIVTGVTITVFLYSLLF
- a CDS encoding cytochrome-c oxidase, whose product is MGIKLIKISVCYFVIGVCLGMYMSMTENFDFTPVHVHINLLGWTAMTLAGLIYVAFPGAAETTLAKVHFWLHNIALPIMMIGLAFLISGVDAAGPAVATGGTLMVLGVIIFAINVLKNVKN
- a CDS encoding 5'-nucleotidase, lipoprotein e(P4) family, which gives rise to MLLCFTIDAKAQTVTGPSSKLHEQNTMSVLWFQKAGEAKALYYQGYNLGKCRLDEYLNKKKKDKSIKPAIVLDIDETILDNSPYFAWYIVSGNGIPFEWSNWFNRAEAKPLPGALEFLKYADSKGVEIFYISNRFEAQKDATIKNLQMVGAPQADKEHVLLMQHGERGKETRRQNVAKNHEIVLLFGDNLGDFSQVDELSVSGRLQAADKYKDEWGKKFIILPNPMYGDWEEAIYDYNNKMKEAEKEKLRKEGLMPK